AAGCTGTCCCTCGACCAATGGGCGCGGCGCCAGGCCGGCACGCTCGGATCCGAGCCCGCCTTCACGCGCGGCCATCGCGTTGACCTGCTGAAGGATGCGATCGCGCCGCTCAAGGGCCGCTTGAGGCCGCGTCAGTTCAGTCGCCTGGCGCAGGCGCTGTCGCTGGTGTTCGGCGTCGAGGTGGTCACGGTGCTGAAGGACATCTGGGGGCTGGACAGCGCCGAAATGATGTCGGTGGCGCAATGGGCGGCGGGCGCGCTGGTGCGGACGGCGATGGCGGAATCAGGGCCGAAATGAGCAGTGATGTCGGCGCCGCCGAAAGCACCAGCCCTCTAAATCTGGTTCGACCAGATTGCAGGATCAGGTGTGGATGTTAATTGTCGGAGGCGGCTCGTGACAAGGGTCTTGCATATCAAGGAGTAGGAATAACGAGGGAAAACAGCCAGATATCGTAAGGATCGGTTCATTCGGCTGCTTTCCGTCGCTCAAGAAAGCGCTTGACGCCAAGCTGAAATTGGTAATACCAGATTATAGTCAAATAAAGCGGATCAAAAGTGACGGCCGCGTTCCATTCCGGCAGGGTGAGGAGGCCCGGAACCGGCAAGGGTGCCCTCACAGGAGGAACTACCGCGGCCGGCTTCGCTGCCGGTTCGCATGACACGGTAGAATGCGCACAAGGGAGGAAAACTATGCGCAAGATAGTGACCAGCGTGATCGCTGGTATCGGGCTGGCACTTGCCTGCGGGACATCCGTCCGCGCGCAGGACAAGGAACTCACCATCTTCTGGGCGGAATGGGATCCGGCGAACTACCTGCAGGAGCTTGTCAACGACTACACAGCCGAGACCGGTGTGAAGGTCACGGTTCAGACCACGCCGTGGCCCGACTTCCAGACCAAGGCCTTCACCGAATTCAACGCGCATGGGGACGCCTACGATATGGTCGTCGGCGACTCGCAATGGCTCGGCGCCGGTTCGACGCAAGGCCACTATGTCGACCTCACCGACTTCTTCAACCAGCACAAGCTCAATGACGTAATGGCGCCGGCGACCATCAAATACTATGCCGAATACCCCGGCGGCTCGGGCAAGTATTGGGCGATCCCGCTGGAAGGCGACGCGATCGGCTGGTCCTATCGCAAGGACTGGTTCGAGGACCCGAAGGAGAAAGAGGCCTTCAAGGCGAAGTACGGCTACGACCTCGCCGTGCCGACGACCTATGCGCAGCTGCGCGACATCGCCGAGTTCTTCCACCGTCCGGACCAGAAGCGCTACGGCGTCGCCATCTACACCGACAATTCCTATGACGCGATGGCGATGGGCGTCGAAAGCGCCATCTTCAGCTATGGCGGCGATCTCGGCGACTACGCAACCTACAAGGTCGACGGCATCACCAACTCCAAGGAGGCCGCCGCCGGCCTCGACATGTACAAGCAGCTCTACAAGTTCACGCCTCCCGGCTGGGGCAAGACCTTCTTCGTGGAAGACAATCAGGCGATCACCGGCGGTCTCGCTGCGATGAGCATGAACTTCTTCGCCTTCTTCCCGCCGCTGGTGAACAAGGCCACCAATCCCTATGCCGACGTCACCGGCTTCTTTGCAAATCCGGCCGGCCCGGACGGCAAGCGCTTCGCCGCTCTCGGCGGCCAGGGCATCTCCGTCGTCTCGTATTCGAAGAGCAAGGACGAGGCGATGAAGTTCCTCGAATGGTTCATCAAGGACGAGACCCAGAAGAAGTGGGCCGAACTCGGCGGCTACACCTGCAGCCAGGCCGTGCTGAAGTCGGACGCCTTCCAGAACGCGACGCCTTACAACAAGGCGTTCTACGACACGATGTTCATGGTCAAGGACTTCTGGGCAACGCCTGAATATGCCGAAGTGCTCGATCAGCTGAACCAGAACATCTATCCGTTCGTGGTCGGCGGCAAGGGCACCGCCCAGGAGGCGCTGGACAAGACCGCCGCCGACTGGAAGGCGACCTTCACCAAGTACAACCGCTACAAGTAAAGCATCGCAGTCAGAATGCCGGAGGAGGGTTTCCCCTCCGGCATTCCTGTTTTCAGGAGACAAAGTTGGCTTCGGTAGCCCTCACCAATCTCGATCCCGCGTCCAGGGCTGCCGCTCGCGGCTGGTCGGATCTCACCATCCGCAACCTGTTCATCATCCCGACGCTGGTCTTTCTGATCGTCTTCAACATTTTTCCGCTGATCTATTCGCTCGGCTATTCCTTCACCAATTTCGCCGCGAACCGGAGCGAGCCCTGGCAGTTCGTCGGCCTGCAGAATTATCGCGAGCTGCTCAGCGATGACCACATCTGGTCCAACTTCGTTATCACGGCGAAATACGTCATCGTTTCCGTGGCGGGTCAGATGGTCGTCGGCTTCGGCCTTGCGCTTCTGCTCAACCGCTCCTTTCCGATGAAGGGCCTGATCACCACGCTGCTTTTGTTGCCGATGATGATGTCGGCGGCGGTCGTCGGCCTGTTCTGGCAATTGCTCTACAGCCCGTCCTGGGGCCCGATCAATTATGTCTTCGGCCTTGGCGATTTCGCCTGGCTCTCCAATCCCGACAGCGCGCTCTACGCGGTCGCGATCACCGACATCTGGATGTGGTCGCCCTTCGTCATGCTTTTGTCGCTCGCCGGCCTGTCGGCGGTGCCGCAGCATCTCTACGAGGCCGCCGCGATCGACCGCGCCGGATGGTGGTACACTTTCACCCGCATCACCTTGCCGCTGGTCTCGCCGATCCTTCTCATCGCGCTGATCTTCCGCACCATGGAAGCCTTCAAGACCTTCGACATCGCCTACACGATGACGACCCAGCCGACCGCGGAGCTGATCGCGATCCGGCTCTACAAGCAGGCTTTCCAGCAGTGGGATACGGGCAAGTCCTGCGCGCTGGCCTACATCGTGCTGATCATGGTGCTGGCCATCACCAACCTCTACGTGAAGTATCTCAACAAGGTGAAGGAGCGCTGAGATGGCCGCCGTCCGCACTTCTTCCGAGGTTGCTTTCAACCGCGCGGCAATCGCCGCCGTGCTGGTCGCGACGCTGATCTTCCTGGCGCCGATCTACTGGATCGCCTCGACGGCGTTCAAGCCGAAGGAGCTCGCCGTCAGCGTGCCGCCGACCGTGCTGTTCGAGCCGGAGGTGACGCCGTTCGTGCGTCTCTTCACCAAGCGCGTGCAGATGCAGAAGCCCGTCGATCCGCAAGTCTACGAAGCCGCGCCCTGGTGGGAAAAACGCATCTATGACGGCGGCGAGCGGGTGCTGAAGGTCGGCAAGGATGTGCAGCTTTCGCAGTATCCCGACCGGTTCATGAACAGCCTGATCGTGGCGGTCATCAGCACGGTGCTGGCGGTCGGCATGGGAACGTTCACTGCCTACGGCTTTTCCCGCTTCAAGATCGCCGGCGAGGCGGATCTTTTGTTCTTCATCCTGTCGACGCGCATGCTGCCGCCGGTGGTGGTCGCCATCCCGATGTTCCTGATGTACCGCATGGTCGGCCTCAACGACTCGCATATCGGGCTGATCATCCTCTACGTCGCGTTCAACCTCTCCTTCTCGGTCTGGCTGATGAAAGGCTTCATGGATGAGATCCCGAAGGAATATGAGGAAGCAGCGCTCGTGGACGGCTACACGCGCATGCAGGCCTTCTTCAAGATCGTGCTGCCGGAAGCGGCGACGGGCATTGCGGCGACAGCCGTGTTCTGCTTCATCACCGCCTGGAACGAATATGCCTTCGCGCTGATCATGACCAACCGGCGCGCCCAGACGGCGCCACCCTTCATCCCGTCGCAGATCGGCTCCGGCCTGCCGGATTGGACCACGATCGCAGCCGGCACCTTCCTGTTCCTTTTGCCGGTCGCGATCTTCACCTTCCTGCTGCGCAACCATCTGCTTCGCGGCGTGACGTTCGGAGCGATCCGCAAATGAGTTTCCGCGCCGTCAACGAGAAATACCTTTTGCCGGCTTCGCAGATCCTGATGGTGCTCGGCATAGTCGCGCTCTGCCAGCCATGGAACCTCAACCTGCATTCCTACGGCGTGACGATCATCCTGATCGGGCTGATCGGCTTCAACATCACGTCCAAGATCGCGCCGGAGCAGAGCGAGGAAACCGGCGCCCCGACGCATGAGGGAGCCCGGCAGTGACGCAGATCGAACTTCGCGGCATCGAGAAATTCTTCGGTGCCGTCCAGGTCATCCACAATTTGAACCTCGCCATCGCCGACAACGAGTTCATCGTGCTGCTCGGCCAGTCCGGCTGCGGCAAGACCACGACGCTGCGCGCGGTGGCGGGGCTGGAGACGATCGACAAGGGCGACATCCTGATCGACGGCAAGCCGGTGCAGCACCTCAAGGCCGCCGACCGCGACATCGCCATGGTGTTCCAGTCCTTCTCGCTCTACCCGCACATGACGGTGTTCGAGAATGTCGCCTTTCCGCTGCGCGCCACGCGCATGAGCAGCGGCGAGGTCGACAAGTCCGTGCGCGAGGTCGCCCGGGTCCTGCGCATCACCGACCTGCTCGACAAGCGGCCGTCGGCGCTTTCGGGGGGCGACATGCAGCGCGTGGCGATTGGCCGGGCGCTCGTGCGGCGGCCGAAGGCCATGCTGATGGACGAGCCCATCGGCGCGCTCGACGCCAAGCTGCGCGAGGAGATGCGGGCCGAGATCAAGCGCCTGCACGTGAAGCAGGGATCGACCACGATCTACGTCACCCACGACCAGATCGAGGCGATGAGCCTCGCCGACCGCATCGTCATCATGCATGAGGGCTTCATTCAGCAGGTCGGCACGCCGGACGAGGTCTATTCGCACCCGGCGAACTTGTTCGTGGCGCAATTCGTCGGCAGCCCGGTGATGAACATTGCCGAGGCCCGCGTCACGGATCAACCCGGAGCCGCTTCCGTGACGGTCGGCGACGCGCCGGCGGGCTTCGAGTTCCCCCACCGGCTCCTGTCCAAGCTCAACGGGCATGCCAACGGTGGCCTGACGCTTGGCATCCGGCCGGAGGGCGTGCTCGTCCGGCACGATGCGGCGTCCGGCTACATGCCGGTCGAGGCTAGCATCATCGAGCCGCTGGGATCCTTCGACATCGTCGACCTCAAGGTCGGCTCCACGATGCTGCGCGCGCGCACCAAGGCCGGCTACGTCTCGGGTCCCGGCGAGAAGGTCCATGTCCGCATTGATCCGGAACAGGCGCATTTCTTCGACACGGCAAGCGGCAAGTCGCTGGGGGTGAGATTGTGATGGCCGAAGGACACGAGAGGCCAACGATTTGGCCTTTCGAACAATCGAACGCCCGGAGCCATAGCGGAGGGCTGATCACCCTCGAAATGAAAATGAGACAGTAGACATGGCCCATATCGAGCTCAAGAACATCACCAAGAAATTCGGCGGCCATACCGCGCTGACCGGCCTCAATCTCGACATTGCCGACGGCGAGTTCTTCGTGCTGCTCGGCGAAACCGGTGCCGGCAAGACGACGACGCTGCGCCTGATCGCCGGGCTCGATAAGCCGACCGAGGGCCAGGTCTTCATCGACGGCGTCGACGTCGCCGACTGGGGCGCGGCCGAACGCGACGTCGCGCTGGTGCTGCAGCAATATTCGCTCTATCCGCGCTACACGGTGCGGCAGAACCTCGAATTCCCGCTGAAGCCGAAGATCCGCCGGCTGCCGGATGCCGAGATCAAGGACCGCGTCGCGCGCGCCGCCCGCACGCTTCGTATCGAACATCTGCTCGACCGCAAGACCGACCGGCTTTCCGGCGGCGAGATGCAGCGCGTCTCGATCGGCCGCGCCATCGTGCGCAAGCCGCGCGTCTTCCTGATGGACGAGCCGCTGTCTGCGCTCGACGCCAAGCTGCGCGAGGCGCTGCGCACGGAATTGAAGAACCTGCAGATGCAGCTTGGCGCCACGTTCCTGTTCGTCACGCATGACCAGATCGAGGCCATGTCGATGGGCGACAAGGTCGGCGTGCTCAACCATGGCCGCATCGTCCAGACCGGTACGCCGCATGAGATCTACAACAATCCGCGCGACACCTATGTCGCGAGCTTCGTCGGCTCGCCGCCGATGAATCTCATCGACGGCAAGCTGGTCAACGACCGCGCGGTGATGGCGCCGGTGAATTTCGAGCTGCCGCTGTCAACTGGGGCAAAGAGTTTTGGCGGGGGCAGGACGAGCGGCGCGACCGACGGTCGGCCGCTCGTCTTCGGCATCCGCCCGGAGGATGTCCATCTGGAGAGCGGCGCGCCGGTGGAAGCGCGCGTCCACGATGTCGAGAACCATGGCGTGGAGAAGATCCTGACGCTCAGGGTCGGCGACACGATGCTGCGCGCCACCGTCCCGGCCAGGACCGATGTCGCGATCGAACAGGCCGTGCGCTTTGCCTGGAACCCCGACAAGGTGGTGCTGTTCGACAAGGGCAGTGGCGTCAGCCTGCGGCATGCGGGATAGCGGCTTCGCCTGCCGCCTTATCGCACCGCGCCCGACCAGGCCGAGAACCGGCGGGCAGCCTGGCTGACGGGTCAACCGCCTCTGACCATCTCGACCATCATAGGATGACCGAAGCCACCGGCCTCCTTGGCGAAAACGGCAAGGCCGGTCCATATCCGAAGCGCATCACAATATCCGGCCTGCGGGTCTCGCCGACAATCCCCGCCAGGTCGGCGCGCAGGCGGGCGACCTCGACAGGCTGGTTGATGAACGCGAGCTTAAGTCCCAAGCTCGTCGCGGCCAAAGCGAAGCGCTGGCACGCCTGGCCGACCCTGACCCAGTGGTCGTGGTCCGGCCGCTCGGCAAAGAAGATCGCCACCCCTGCCGATGAGTCGATCTGACGGGCGTATTTCTCATTCTCCTGGGCGGCGCTGAACAACCGGTCCAAGGCGATCCGGCCAAGGCTGGTCGGCAGCACCGGCCTGCCGCTCGCGGCTGAGAAGAGCCCATCGCCTCGAGCCATTGCGCTGCGCGGGTTGAAGCGGATCCACTGCTTCAGCTCATGCATGAATGCGGGGTCATTCATCTGGTCTTCATTGCCGGCGAGGACGAGATCCCGCACCTGCTTCATCCGCCCCTGATCGGTGACAAGCGCCAGGCTCACACCCGGTATCGCGGCTGCGCGCTCAAGCTCGACGAGATCGGCGGCAGGGGTGGCGCGGCCATCATATTCGGCACGCGTCGATTGGCGTTTCGGAATGGCGTCGGCCAACGGGTCCGCTTTCGCCTCGCCCATGAGGTAGTCGTAACGGATTCCGTTGCCGTCGGCCGTAAGCGAAGCCTCGCCGGTTCGGCCAGTCGCCGCCGCGGCGAGCATGAGATTGGCCGCGGCGCATCCCAGGCTGACATAGAGATGATGATCGTCAGGGTCGACGACCGGGGTCCGCCTCTGAAGGTCTGGCCGGATCTCGATTGCTTGCCCTTCAAGCTGGAACCGCCAGGGCTGCGTATTATGGCTATTGGCCGCCAAGGTTGCGTAACGGACGATGGCCCCAAGATCGGGCGTCAGGCGGTCACGCAATCCGGCGGCGAAGACCTCATACTGGGCCATGGACCCGACCGCCGATCGCCAACCGGCAACACCGGTGCCCGCCGCGACAAGCGCGGCGCCTGCGCCCACGAGCATCGTTCGCCTGTTCATCGTGCCCTCTCGATAAACTTGCAGGCAAGATAGCGGCGGCTCGGGAATAGCCCTTGATCTCAATCAAGGCCTTTGATCGACCCGCCGCCTAGCGGCGCGACCGTCGAACTCGAACACTTCGATGCCGGCGACGTCGACGTTCGAGGCAGTTGATGTTGATATAGGCCGTGCGTTCGCCGCTTTCGCCGACATCCTCGGCGAAGGGGTGGATTCCGCAGGTCCGGCAGAAGCGATGCGCGATTTGAGCCTTGCCGAAGGTGTAGCGGCCGAGGTCGTCGCCCCAGGCGACCAGACTGAGCTTCTCATGCGGCACCGCCCACAGCAGCGCGCCCTTGCGCGCGCAGATCGAGCAGTTGCAGCGCACCGCGCCGCCGATCTCACCCTTGACCTCGAATGCCACCTTGCCGCAGTGGCAACTGCCTTTGTACAGCATCAGCATCCTCCCATCGCTGGCAGGGTGCAAAGGCACGCTTGCCGGGTTATCTCTTTGCCGGGCCCAACATCAGGCCGCGCGTCTAAAAGACGTTGCAAATTTGCAAGGTCCGACATCGAAAATGCAATCCGTCCGCGATCGTCTCGAAACCATCCTGTCACGTCTTGCCAATCGCGCGGCCGAGGAGCGGGTCTACACCAAGCTCTATGCCGCGGCCGCGCGGGCAGCCGCCGATGCGTCCGACGCTCGCCGCAAGGCCGGCGTCAGCCTTGGCCCGCTCGACGGGCGCATCGTCTCGATCAAGGATCTGTTCGACGTTGCCGGCGAGCCGACCACGGCCGGGTCGCTGATCCTCGCCGGCACCGCGCCGGCGACGCGGGACGCGGCCATCGTGGCGCGGCTCCGGCGGGCGGGCGCCGTGATCGTCGGCAAGACCAACATGACCGAATTCGCCTTCACCGCGATCGGCGACAACCTTCACTATGGCACGCCGGGCAATGCCGCCGACGCCAGCCTGATCCCGGGCGGCTCGTCATCGGGGGCGGGCGTTGCGGTCGGCGAGGGCACAAGCGACATCTCGATCGGTTCGGACACCGGCGGCTCGGTGCGCATCCCGGCCTCGCTCAACGGCATCGTCGGCTTCAAGCCGACGGCGGGGCGCGTGCCTTTGACGGGCGCCTTTCCGCTGTCGATGACGCTGGATTCGATTGGCCCGCTTGCCCGCAGCGTCGCCGATTGCGCGATTGCCGATGCGATCATGGCCGCAGATGAGCCGGCGGCGCTACAGCCGATCCCGCTTGCGATGTTGCGCATCGGCATTCCGCGCGGTGTCTTGTTCGACGAGACGCAAGCCGAGGTCGCGGAAGCTTTCGAGGCCTGCATCGACAGGATCGGGCAGGCTGGCGCCGGCGCCGTCGATTTGCCCATCGACGATCTCATCGCCGAAATGCGCGCCGCGACCAGACGCGGCACGATCGCCTCAATGGAGGGCGCCGAAGTGCATGCCGACTGGCTGGCGAGCGGCGCCTCCGTGCCGGTCGATCCGCATGTCACCGGGCCGTTGTCGCGCGCGCTGGCGGTTCCCGCTTCGGTCTATATCCGCACGATCCGCCGTCGCGGCGAGCTTGCGGCGGCGATGGCGGAACGGCTGAACGTTATAGATGTCCTGGCATTGCCGACCGTGCCGATGGTCGCGCCTTCCATTGCCGCCATGGCCGCCGACGAGGCGTTGCGCGACAGGACCGAAGGGCTGCTCTTGCGCAACACGCAGGTCGCCAACCAGTTCGACCTCTGCGCGATCTCGTTGCCGATGCCGGGCACCAAGCTGCCGGCCGGGCTGATGCTGGTGGGCAGGCACGGGGATGATCGCCGTTTGCTGGCGATTGCAGCGGCAGTGGAGGCGCTGCTTAGCCGTTGAGAGGCGTGCTTCGAACCGAGGCAAATTGGGATCAGGAAAATTTACCGTTGCGTTCCTTCGCGCACCCTTCTGCCGGCGTCTCCGGTCTGCATCGTCGCATGGTCTCGGCGAATTAATCGCCAGTTGGAAAGCGTCGCCGGTAGTGCTCGATCACTTCCGGATTGCGCAGGTTGACGGGCAGCTTGCCGGCGAGCACCAGCAGCGCCTCGCCGGCGGCGCCGACGCCCATGCGCATCATCGATTCCTCGGTGATCCCGGCCATATGCGGGGTGACGATGACATTGTCGAAGCCGAAATAGGGATGGTTGGGCGGCAGCGGCTGCGTTGAAAAGACGTCGAGCGCGGCGCCGCCGATGCGGCCTTCCCGCAAGGCTTCGATCAGCGCCTCGTCGTCGACCACCGGGCCGCGCGAGACGTTGATCAGCAGTGCGCCGGGCTTCATACGGGCGATGCGCTCGCGGCTGATCAGGCCGCGCGTCTCCTCCGTCAGCGGGCAGCAGAGCACGATGACGTCGCTCTGCTCGACCAGCGCGTCGATCGACAGGAAGCCGACGCGCTCGGGCGCCGGGCGCAGGCTGCGCGTCGTTGCCACGACATTGAGGTCGAAACCGTGCGCGGCGATATGTCCGACGGCCCGGCCGACCGCGCCGAGGCCGACAATGCCGATCGTCTTGCCGGCAAGCTCGCTGGTCGAATTGGCATGCTCGCGCCCGGCAAGCCAGCCCTTGGCGCGCAGGTCGCGGTCCATCACGCGGAAGCGCCGCAATAGGGCAAGCGCTGCGAACATCACATGCTCGGCGACCGAGCGGGCATTGACGGCGGGTACGTTCGCGACAAGCACGCCGGCGGCGGTCGCCGCCTCGACCGGGATCATGTCCAGCCCGGCGCCGTGGCGGATAGCGGCTCGCAAATTCGCCGCGCCTTGAAACAGTTCCGGCGGCAGCGGCGCGCGCACGATGACGATGTCGGCGTCGCAGGCCTCAGTGGTCAATGTCTTTGGATCGAGCGCGGAAGCAATTGCAAGCCGCCCGGCGCCGGCCAGCATGGCCGTGGCGCGGGGGTGCAGCGGATGCGTCGACAGGATCTTGCGCATTGCACTCAGGCCTTCTCGAGCGCCGCGCTTTTCGGTTCTGTTCCGCGGCCTTCGATGATCCCTTTCCAGTAGCTCTCGGCGCCCTGCAGATGGGCGCTCATCAGAGCCTGGGCGAGATTGCCGTCGCGGCGAAGCAGCGCCTCGTAGATCTGGATGTGTTCGGCATGCGAGCGCACGCTGCGTTCGGGATCGTTGAAATAGATCGGCAGGCGCTGCTCGCCCATCAGGTAATAGACGCTGCAGATGTTATGGAAGACGCTGTTCTTGGTGGCGCGCACGATCTCGAGGTGGAACTCGCGGTCCTCCTTGGCGAGGCCTTCACCGGCGGCGATGCGCTCTTCGGAGGCTTTCAGGATCTCGCGCAGGCGTTCGAAGTTTTCTTCCGTTGCGCGCGAGCAGGCAAGCTCGGCCGCCTTGATCTCGTGGATCTTGCGCAGTTCTACCGTCTCATAAATCTGCACCGGATCGAGCGGCAGGCCGGCGCGGGCGAACAGCGCCAGCGCTTCCACGCTCGCCTGCTTGGTGTCGATATAGATGCCGGACTTGGCGCGCCGCTCGACGATGCGCATGGCCTCGAGGATGGCGAGCGCCTCGCGGATCTGGCCGCGGCTGACGCCGAAATGTTCCGCCAGCTCGCGTTCCGAAGGCGTGCGGCCGGACTCCTTGTCCGAGTTGGAGAAGAGATAGGCGGCGAGTTCCGCGAGAAGGTTCTTTTCTTTCATCGTCAAATACGTTGCGCGTGCGCCTCCAGGAATCGCTCCGAGATGGTGAAACCCAATCCAGGCTTTTCAGGGATCGCTATCATACCGTCCTTCGCTTCGACAGTCTCCTCGACCAGGTCGTGGATCATCGGATTGGCGCCGAGCGAATATTCGATGATGAAGGAGGCGGGCGAGGCGGCGCACACATGCAGCCCGGCGAAGAAGCAGGGCGCACCGGCCCACAGATGCGGCGCGAAACGCAGGTTGAAGGCGCTGGCGATGGTGCCGATCTTCATCGCCTCGCTGATGCCGCCGCAGAAAGCGGGATCCGGCTGGAAGATGTCGGCCGATTTCAACACCGCCAGGTCGCGGAAGGCGTAGCGCGTCGCCTCGCTTTCGCCCGTGGCGATCGGCGTTGAGCCCGAGGCTCGTATCTCGGCCATGCCCGGCTTGTCGTCGGCGATCACAGGCTCCTCGAACCAGGCGAGGTCGAGATCGGCGGTGAGCTGGATGAAGCGCTTGGCCTCGGCGACGGTGTAGGTGCCGTGCGCGTCGACCATCAGGTCGACCTCCGGACCGATCGCCTGCCTTGCGGCGCGCACGCGCGCGGCCGAA
This region of Mesorhizobium sp. M2A.F.Ca.ET.046.03.2.1 genomic DNA includes:
- a CDS encoding mandelate racemase/muconate lactonizing enzyme family protein, translating into MRIKSVQAWWVRVPIEVARQHRSDFGQVTTFDAAILRIETDDGLVGWGEGKNAAGSAGSYGALVHMLNHEIGPQLIGRDPADIGIIWEMLYNGVRHETAAHAGHAMPQLARRGMSVAAISAVDIALWDILGKSLGQPVWRLLGGRKVERMQAYASGGWASADAIGEQLQSYIAKGGFKALKMRVGAMDGAPHLSAARVRAARQAIGPEVDLMVDAHGTYTVAEAKRFIQLTADLDLAWFEEPVIADDKPGMAEIRASGSTPIATGESEATRYAFRDLAVLKSADIFQPDPAFCGGISEAMKIGTIASAFNLRFAPHLWAGAPCFFAGLHVCAASPASFIIEYSLGANPMIHDLVEETVEAKDGMIAIPEKPGLGFTISERFLEAHAQRI